The Spiribacter roseus genome includes the window TATCTCCCATGATCGCATTACCCGGGCTGCGGCGGCGCGCCATGACCCTGTTGCTGGTTTTCGGTCTTGTGGTGTGCGGCGCTGCCGGTGCCTCGTCCGCACCCCATTCGGGGATCTGGGTGCACGTGGATACCCGCGACGGGATCACCGAGATCCGGCGCGGCGACGAATCCATCCTGCGACTCGAGGAGATCGCGTTCGGCCGCGGTGGGATATCCGACCTGCATCTGAATGGCGATGGGACGACACCCCGCGGCGAATACCGCATCACGCACTTCAATCAGGAAAGCCGTTTCCACCGTTTCATCGGCATCAACTATCCGACACTGCGCCATCTCGACCGGGCCCGCGCCCGGGGCAGGATCAGCGATGAGGCCTATTGGGACACCCTGGATGCCGGTCTGCGGATGGGGCGGTTCCCCCAGGACGGGCCGCTCGGGGGGCACATCGGTTTTCACGGAATCGGTAACGGCGATCACCGCGTGCACCAGGCATTCAATTGGACCCAGGGCTGCGTTGCCATGACCAATGCGCAGATCGAAACGCTCATGGATTGGGTGCGCGTCGGCACCCCCGTCATCATTGAGTGAATCGCCGGGGGTTGAAAGTCGATGAACGGCGCGCAATCATGCGGATGACATTCGAGGCGCGAAATCGCTGGTGATGTCGCGACCGGAATGATGACTGTACAAAAACGAAGGAGTTTTCCAATGAGCCAGACCCTGAAGACCATGCTCAAACTCAGTGCCGCCGCCGCATCGATGGGGCTGCTGGTGGGCTGTGCGTCGCAGACCTCGATTGACGACCTGCAGGCCGAAATCGACGACGTCCGCGGCCTCGCCGACACGGCGATGGATGAGGCCAGCACGGCTATGATGACCGCCGAGGGTGCCGAGACCTCCGCCGCCAACGCCAACCGCAAGGCCGACGAGAACAGCGAGAAGATCGATCGCATGTTCGAGGAGTCGATGTACAAGTAAGCCCGTTTGCAACGGACTGAACCAAACCCCGCTAATGCGGGGTTTTTTTATGGCCGCTTCAGATTAAAGCCAGCCACTTCGTCACGGCGCGAAATCCGTGCCGGCATTCCGTCGGCCGTTTCAATGGCGCGCGCCAGCCGCTGATGGTCAACGCGGTCGGCCCGCCGATCGAGCACCGGGGCAATCGCCTCCACGGCCTTTTCCATCGGCGGGGGTTTCATGGGGTCGTAGGCGTTTTCGGCCTCCGCCGGCAGGACCGGATGGGCCTCGATGAGCAACCCGTCGGCCGCCCAGCCCGCTTTCACCGGTTGATTGACGATGCGCACCGAGGCACCCGACGGCAGTCGATTGAACAGCGACTCCACGTCCTCGGGAAACATCCGAATGCAGCCATGGGTCACACGCATGCCGATGCCGCGCGGCTCATTGGTGCCATGGATGAGATACGCGCCACCGGGGATGTCGAGGCGCATCTTGTGCCGACCCAGCGGATTATCCGGGCCTGGCGGCACGGCATCCGGCAGAGGACGTCCCTGCTCCCGGCGCTCGGTGAGAATCGACTGCGGCGGAAACCAGTACGGGTCTTCGGTTTTCTCGGTGATCCGGGATTCGCCGAGCGGTGTGCTCCAGTCCATCCGCCCGACACTGATGGGATAGGTTTCCACCACCGCCTGCTCCACCTCTTCGGCATCAGGATAGTAGTAGAGACGCATCTCGGCGACATTCACCACCACCCCGTCGCGCTCACCGCGGGGAAGAATATAGCGACTGGGGATGACCACCTCGGTGCCCTCACCGGGCAGCCAGACATCCACCGAGGGGTTGGCACGGCGCATCTCCTCATACCCGATGCCGTGTTCCCGCCCAAGCGACAGCAGCGTATCGCCGGCTTCGGCTTCGATGCGCTGGACCTGTCCAACGACGTCGGTACCGGCCGGTGGCAGCGGGAAGGTCAAGCCGGTGACCGCCGGGGAAAGCACCAGGCATCCCAGCATGCAGCCTGCCTTGACGATTGAGCGCACACGCCTCATTGCGGTCATCCTCAGTTAATTCAGTGGCAGTCTACCGTAGGAAGAAGGCCTACAGGGGTTCGCTTTGCCCGACGATTGAGTGATAATGGAGACATGACGGGCAAGTCCATGACAATGCGGGGATTCGGAGCATTGGCACTATGCATTGCCATGGCGGCTCCAGCCTATGCGCAACCCGTCGACTGGCAGTTGGCGCCATCGGCCGGTCAGGAGCTGACTGCGCATCTCAATGAGCGACTCGATATCCAGTTTGGCGTGACCCACTCCGGCACGCCATCAGAGCGCCCCGCCTCATCCGGGTTCGGTGCCCTCAGCGACGAGTTCGCCTTCTCGGCACTGGTGGACTGGTCATTCAGCGACGAGGGCCTGCGCATGCGCGGCGGCGCTCGCTACGGCGACCAGGATCCGGCAAAGGATAGCTGGCAGTTCTCCGCGATCGAGCGGGAAAACATCCAGACTTATCTGGGGGTTGGCTGGGACAGCAACTTCACCGACGACGAGCGTTTCGGATTATCGCTGGACATGGGGCTTGCCTTTGAAAGTGTCCGTGGCACCGACACGGTGGAGGGCGACACGCCCCGGAATCTTTCCGATCAGACCGGACTGGGCAGCATGTTCGAGAGCCTTCGCTACACCCCGAGCGTATCGGCGGGACTCGAATACCGCTTCTGATCCAGCGGCAGCGATTGGTCGAACCCCGTCTGCTTGGCTCCGGGGGTTCGAACCCCAGGTCCAGTCAGATACGAAAACGGGCCCTCTCGGGCCCGCTTACGTATCTGGCGGAGAGGGAGGGATTCGAACCCCCGGAGCCCGTTAGGACTCAGCGGATTTCAAGTCCGCCGCAATCGACCACTCTGCCACCTCTCCAGCGGCTCGAATTGTCCATTGGCGAGCGACCGAGGGCAAGCCCCTAAGCACCTGGCTCCGCGTCGCGGATTGCTCGGGCGGCGTTCCGGATCAGTGCGGGGCCCTGATAGATCAGCCCCGTGTAGACCTGGACAAGATTGGCTCCCGCCTGGATCTTCTCCACCGCATCCTCACCGGACATGATCCCTCCGACTCCGATGATCGGCAGATCCGGGCCGGCATGCGCGCGCACGGTGGCGATGACCTCGGTGGCGCGCTGCCGCAGCGGGCTGCCACTCAGACCACCGGTTTCCGCCGCATGCCGGGCGCCGGCAACGGCGCTGTGGTCAACGGTGGTGTTGGTGGCGGTCAGCCCATCAACCCCCGCGGCGAGCAGCGCGTCAACCAGCCAGCGCAGGGCATCGTCGTCCAGATCCGGGGCAATCTTGACCACCAGAGGCACCCGACGCCCAGTGGTGGCGTTCAGGGCATCGGCGCGCTCGCGCAATATCTGAACCAGTCCGGTCAGGTTTTCGCCGGCCTGAAGCGATCGCAGCCCGGGCGTATTGGGTGACGACAGGTTGACGACGACGTAGTCGGCGAGGCCATGCACCGCTTCCAGACAGGCCAGGTAGTCATCGGTGGCGCGCTCGAGGGGCGTGTCCCGGTTTTTGCCGATGTTTACCCCGATCGGCACATCGACCTCGGGGGCCGCATCCTCGAGGTGGCGGATCAGCGCGGCCAATCCCTCGTTATTGAACCCCAGCCGGTTGATCAGTGCCTGGTGAGCCGGGAGACGGAACACCCGGGGCGCCGGATTGCCGGGCTGCGCCACCGGTGTCACCGTGCCCAGCTCAATGAAGCCGAATCCGAGCCCCGCAAGGCTGCGGATATGATCGCCGTTTTTGTCCAACCCGGCGGACAGTCCGACGGCATTGGCGAATTCCAGCCCCATCAGCGACTGCGGCGCCTCGACACGCGCCGGAAACAGTCGCCCGCCACCCAGACGAAACAGCTGATCCAGTGAGCCAAAAGTCAGGTCATGCGCCCGTTCGGGGGGTAGCATGAAAAGCAGACGTCTCACGGCACTGAACATAATGGCCCTCGACCCGGGTGATGGAGGTGCCTAGACTGGCACAACGGAGCGTCAATCATAGCAGGAGTGCTTGCATGCGTCGGGTGATCTTCAACCAGAAAGGCGGGGTCGGGAAATCGACCATTACCTGCAATCTCGCCGCCATGGCCGCTCGCCGCGGGTTGCGGACACTGGTGATCGATCTCGATACCCAGGCGAATGCCACGCACTATCTGCTGGGCGAACAGCCCGCAGACGCCGACGACACCATTGCCGGTTATTTCGAAGATACGTTGAGCTTTCGGATCTATCCCCGCGATATTGAGAGCGTTTCCCACCCTACTCCCTACAAGAATCTGGCTGTGGTGGCCGCCCATCCCAGCCTCGAGACCCTGCAGGGTCGGCTGGAGTCCCGCTACAAGATCTACAAGCTGCGGGAGTCGCTGGCGGCATTGGCGGATTACGACCGCATCTACATCGACACCCCGCCGGCACTCAATTTCTATACACGCTCGGCGCTGATCGCCGCCGACCGGTGCCTGGTGCCATTCGACTGCGATGCGTTTGCCCGGCAGGCCCTGGATGAACTCTCGGCAACGGTGGATGAGCTGAGGATGGACCACAATCCGGAGCTGACGATCGAGGCGATCATCATCAACCAGTTTCAGGCGCGGGCCCGACTGCCGAGGGAACTGGTGGACGAGCTACGCGCGCAGGGTTATCCAGTGGTCGAGCCCTTCCTGCCCGCCTCGGTCAAGGTGCGCGAATCCCATCAGGCCCGGCGCCCACTGACGGATCTGGCGCCGCGCCATAAGCTGACGACGGCATTCGCCGAACTCCACGACCAACTGGAGGCGCAGTGAACGCTCCCCTCGACGCCACCCTCGAGCAGGTCCGCTCAACGTTGGACGGCGGTTTCTCCAATGGCGCACTGGTGATCACTGACGATGACGCAATGGCATCGCTCGCCACCGGCACCGACATGCTTGTCCTGAGCGCGCGCCGGGCGGACGAGCGCCGGGATCACCTGCCACAGGTCGACCTGGCGCTGGTCGATGCCGAGGCGGGCTTCACCGACGAGGCCAGTGCCGTTCAGCTGATCAGCCGACTGCGTGACGTGCAGGCCGTGCAGGTGCTCGTCATCGGCCCACGGCAGTCACCCACGCTGATGGGCCGCCAGCAGCTGATCGGTCTGGGGTTCCGGCGCTGGGCCACCACCGGCGAGGGCGACGAACGGCGGCGCTGGTACGAGTTCAGCCTGGCCGATTACAAGGTCACGCCGGACTGGCTCAATGCCCGCCACTGGGCCAATCCGGAGCTGTGGGACCGGTACCGCTGGTAACCGCCTAAGCCAGCGCCTGACGATCCAGCCAGCCGATGACGGCATCCGCCGCCCGCTGCCAGCCCGGCTCGATCATCAGGGCGTGGGCAAGGCCCGGGACGGTTTCCCAGCTGGCGTCCCAGACATGGGCCACGGCGCGGGTTTCAGACTCATTGAACAGTGCATCCTCCCCGCCGGCGATGACATGCATCGGACAGTCCGCCCGACACAGCGTCGGCCGACCGCTAGCGTGGACGTTCATGTCCCACAGGGCGCGCTGGGACTCGCGCTGTACCCGCTCGGCATAGCCGCTCAGGTCCTGCTCTGCGGCGGATTTGGAGAACACGGCGCGCTGGGCTACCTCGGTGTCCATGCTGTCAGGGCCGAAGAACTGCATCATGCCGAACTGCAGATACAGCATCGGATCGCTCACCAGCATGCGCAGCGTCGAGGGCATCAGGCCGTGGGGCGGGACCGGTGCCATCAGCACGGCCGCCGCGACCGGCGCACGCTCCATGTACCGCTGTGCCACCAGGGCCCCCATGGAATGGCCGACCAGAATGGGTGGCGGGCCGTCCAGTCCATCAATCACCGTACTGAGGTCATTGACGTAATCATTGATACCAGCGCTGTCGAGGCGCTCGAATCCCTCACTCCCGCCGTGTCCACGGAAGCTCGGAGCGACCGCATGAAAGCCGTGACGGGCAAAATAATCGAGGAAATGCGCCTGCCAGGACCAGGCGCCCATGAACGCGCCATGGGCGAACACGATGGGCGTTTTCCGCGCAGCGACGCCGGCGGGCGGCCGCTGGCTGAGGACTTCGAGCTGCAGTTCGGCGGTCTGGGCCCAGTTGGGCCAGCGAAAATCGGCGTACATCGGTTCCCCCTTTGTCACGGAGTCGATACGCTACCAGAAATCGTTGAATTTTCGTGCAGGCTCACCTGTCAGACAATAATCGCCATCGACCCGATCAAGGTGAACCATTGAGATATGCCAATCGACTGACAGGCGTGTTCGCCGGACTGATCCTGTCCGCCGCCCCCGCCGGACTACTGGCGGCTGAGCCAATCGAGCCGGGCGCGATCCAGCAGGAATCCGCCCAGGTCGTCAATCAGCTGCTTTCCCGTTACCACTATAACGACCGCGCCAGCGGTGATGACCTGTCCCGGGCGGCCTACGAGGCGTACTTCGATGCCCTCGACCCACAGCGTTATTACTTCACCCGCGAGGACATCGACGCCTTTGCGGGTCGCCGCACCCGCCTCGACGACGAGGTCAGTACCGGCCGGCTTGAAACCGCCTACGCGATCTTCGAGCGCTACCGCGAACGTGTCCAGGCGCGCAGCGACTATGCACTGCAGCTGCTCGATCAGGGGCTTGGCTTTGAGGGCGATGCCACCTTCCAGACCGATCGCTCCGAGGCAGACTGGGCGGCCTCGGAACAGGCCCTCGACCGCCTCTGGAAACGCCGCGTGACCCACGACGCGCTCAAACAGAAACTCAGTGGCCGTGACATGGACGCGATCAAAGAGTCGCTGCGCGGTCGCTACGAACGGGTGGCACGCACTCTGGACCAGTACGAAGCCGAGGACGTCTTCCAGACCTTCATGAGCGCCTGGGCCGGCGAGTACGACCCGCACAGCAGCTACATGTCGCCCCGCCGCTCCGAGAATTTTGACATCAACATGCGCCTCTCCCTCGAGGGCATCGGGGCGCTGCTTGGCAGCGAAGGGGACTTTGTCGAGATCGTCGAGCTCATCCCCGGCGGACCGGCCGCTCGTAGTGGTGAGTTGAGCGCTGGCGACCGCATCGTCGGTGTGGGTCAGAGCGCTGACGACATTGAGGATGTGGTCGGCCTGCGCCTCGGCGAAGTCGTGGACATGATCCGGGGGCCGAAGGATTCGCGGGTCCATCTGCAGATCCTTCCGCCATCAGAGGCCGCCGGCAGCACACAGGATACGATCACCCTGACCCGGAGCACCATTGAGCTCGAGGAACAGGCGGCTCAGGCAGAGGTGCGCACCGTTGAGCGTGACGCCGGCACCCGCCGCATCGGCGTTATCGAGATCCCGACCTTCTATGCCGACATCGCCGCGGCCAACGCCGGGGATAACGACTACCGCAGCACGACCCGTGATGTGCGCGACCTCATCGACAGCAAGCAGCTCGAGGGCATCGACGGGCTGATCATCGATCTGCGCGGCAACGCCGGGGGATCACTGGACGAGGCGGTGCGCCTGAGTGGGCTGTTTATCGATGACGGTCCGGTCGTGCAGGTGCATCGGCGCAATGGCGAACGACGGGTGCTTGACGATGAAACGGGCGATGCGCCGGCTTACGACGGCCCACTCGGCGTGCTGGTGGATGGTCGCAGTGCGTCGGCTTCGGAGATTTTCGCCGCCGCCATGCAGGACTACGGCCGCGGCGTGATCATGGGGGATCAGACCTTCGGCAAGGGCACGGTGCAGACCCTCATCAATCTCGACCGGTTCGGTGTCGGGAATGAGGACACCCGCAGTGGTCGGCTGAAGCTGACGATCGCCAAGTTCTACCGCATCAACGGCAACAGCACGCAGATGCAGGGTGTCACGCCGGATCTCGAAATGCCCTACCCGCATGGCAACGATGCCATGAGCGAGCGCGCAGCCGACAATGCCTTGCCCTGGGACACCATCCAGACCGCCGACTACCGGCGCATGAACCGACTCAATGGGATGCTCGGTGAACTGCAGCGGCGCCATGAACGTCGCCTGCGCGAAGCGCCCGCCTTACGGGCCGTCTCGGACGAGGCGCAGCGGATGCGCACTGCCCGCGAGGAGACCCGGGTCTCGCTCAATGAGGCGGAGCGACAGGCTGCCATGGACCGACAGGCCCAAACGCGCCTCACGGCGATCAACACCCAGCGCAAGGCCTACGGCCAGGAGCCGCTGGACGATCTCTCTGAGCTTGACCCGGAGGCCGTGCCGGACGTGCTGCTCGATGAAAGCGCCGAGATCATCGCCGATCTGGCCGAATTGCGGGCCGATGAGGGGGCACGGATTGCCGGTAACTGACCGCGGTCAGCTCGCAATCAGGTGATCCACCACCAGCTGGGGGCGATCAACGCCGCGAAAGCGATTGACCTCCAACCGGAACACCGCCTCAACGCGATCGCCGGGGGCGACGGCAACATCCGGTGCGGCATTGAAGGCAATGGCGTCAATGCGCACTGAAGGCGCGATCTCGGGGCTCAGCGCCAGTTTCAGGTGATGGTCTCCCACCACACGTTGATCGAGCACCCGAAAGGCATCATTGAACCGCGGCTCCGGGAACTCGGCACCCCAGGGGCCGGCATCGCGCAGCATTGCCGCGGTTTCAAGGGTATAGGCATCCGCCGGCAGCGCACCGTCGGTCCAGATCACTTCGCTCACCGGCTCATCGCCCAACCGCAGGCGCACCTGTTCGATCAGGAGTGTCTTGAACGGCTCGAAGTGACGACGCGCCAGCGTGAGCCCGGCCGCCATCGCATGGCCACCAAACCGGTCCACCAGCTGGCCGTCGCTGCGGGTGTTCACGGCATCGAGCAGGTCGCGCATGTGCAGACCGGGCACCGACCGCGCCGAGCCTTTCAGGGTATCGGCGTCTCCCGGGGCGAAGGCGATGACCGGTCGGCGAAAGCGGGCCAGCAGACGCGAGGCCACGATCCCGACGACGCCCTGGTGCCAGTCGGGGTTGAACAGGCACAGGATCGGCGCCATGTCGCCCTCCGCCGCGGCCGCCTCGGCTTCGATATCGGCGACCGCGGTGTCCCGCATCTGCTGCTCGAGGGACCGACGTTCGCGATTGAGCTGCTCGAGCCGGCCGGCGTGACGCTGCGCCGCGGCGGCATCCGCGGCCAGCAGTGTCTCGATGCCGATGCTCATGTCGTCCAGCCGGCCCGCGGCGTTGAGTCGCGGTGCCGCGCCGAACCCGAGATCGGTGGCCGTGGTGATGGCCGGATCACGGCCCGCGGCCTCCAACAGCGCCAGCGTGCCCGGGTTGGCCCGACCGCCGCGGATACGCCGCAGGCCCTGATCCACCAGCAGGCGATTGACGTGATCCAGGGGGACCACATCGGCAATGGTCCCCAGTGCCACGCGGTCGAGCTGATCCACCAGCGCCGGCTCCGGGCGTTTATCGCCAAACCAGTCCCGCTCGCGGAGTGCCGCCCGCGTGGCGAGCATCGCATAGAAACAGACCCCCACGCCGGCCAGATGCGGTGCGCCGAACGCCGGCGAGTCGACCTGCGGGTTGACGATGGCCCGGGCGGGCGGCAGCGCGGACCCGGGCAGGTGATGATCCGTGACCACCACCTCGATGCCGGCGGCGTTGGCGGCCTCGACACCGTCATTGGCACTGATGCCATTGTCCACCGTCAGTATCAGGTCGGGAGTGTACTCTTGGGCCACCTCGACCAGCGCCGGCGACAGGCCATAGCCAAAGTCGAACCGGTTGGGCACCAGATAGTCGACTGACCCCGCGCCCATGGCCCGTAACGCGCTGACCGCCACTGCAGTGCTGGTCGCGCCATCGGCGTCAAAATCGCCCACGACCAGCACCCGGGCGTTGCTGACGACGGCCTCGGCGAGGGCCTGCGCCGCCGGCTCGAGGCCGGCGAGGCCGGCTGGGGGTGGCAGAGCCGCAAGGCGGTAATCCAGCGCTTCGGCGGTGGTGACACCGCGGGCCGCATAGAGCCTTCGCAGCAGCGCGGGCCAGTCATCCGGTAGCGCCCCGACACCCGGCGCCGGCTGACGGTGGCGGATCTGCCCGCCCGGCGGCCGCGTCACTCGCGTGCCACCCATTCACCGAGTGGTCGTAGACGGCGCCAGAACCGGCGCCGCGCCCCCGGATCGAGGCCAAATTCGCCGCTGCCCCCGGTGCGAAGCGCGACCCGGCGCCCGTCGCTGAGGGCGAGATCCCGCAGGCAGGGCGCCCAGCCTGCCTCGAAACGCTGCAACGCCGCCAACCAGCCCTCGACATCGCCGCCCAGCAACGCCCGCTCGGCATCGGTCCAGACAATGACGACATTCCCCGCGGCCGCGAGCTCCGCACGCGTGACCGCATCGCAGGGGCTGACGGGGAGGCCCAGCGCTGTCCCCACCGCGCGGGCGAACGGATCATCCGTGACGATCCAGTCCACATCGGCATCTGCCGCGGCCGCATCGCCGGGGCCACCGCCCCAGAACCACAGACCATTGACTGACAGGTCACCCCGCGCCTCGCGGGCACTGTTGACGGGATGATCGAACAGGAACATCTGCACTTCGTTGAGCAGTTGCCGCCACGGTCGGCTGGCGGCGTCGTCGGGGATGACGGTATCAAGATACTGCCCAGCGACCGCCCGCAATGCCGGCAGCTCGGGCCCGGGGGGCTGTTCGGCAGTCAGCAGCCATTCACCGTCCCGACTCTCGAGCGCCAGTCCATCGGCGCCGAACAGGCGGTTGAAGTCGGTACAGATCGACGACGACTCGTCATCGCTCAGGCGCAGCGCATCGCCGGCGAAGAGCAGCAGGCGATCTCGATCGGGGCGCAGATGAACGGGCGCCGCCCGGTAGCCCCGACGCCCTGCCGGCGCCGCGAACGCCCGGGCCAGCAACGCCCCGGGCGCCGGCGACGGCGTGACGAGCCCCCGAATCAGCGCTTCGCCGTCCGCCGCCCCGTCGCGACGCCGCCGGGCCTTGCCCAGCAGATACTCCAGTGCGGGAAACGGCCCCGCTGAGGCGGTCGCGTCGGCCAGCGTCGCCGGCACCAGGCCGAGTAAGGCGGGCGCAAGACAACGGATCCTGGGCGTCGTTGACACGCCCTAACCCATCTTACCGAGGATGGCCTCGCGGACGGCGGCCCCGCTGGCATCCACCGTGCTGACGGCGGACTCGGCATGGCGCTGGGCCACATCCGGATCTTTCAGACCGTGGCCAGTGAGGGTACAGACCACGCGACTGCCGGCCGGGATCTGGCCGTTGTCGATGTCGCGCAGCGCCCCCGCCACCGAGACCACCGAGGCCGGCTCGCAGAAAATCCCCTCGTGACTGGCAAGCTGCCACTGGGCATCAAGGATGGCCTCGTCGCTGAACTCGTCAAACCAGCCGCCCGACTCGCGTGAGGCGGTGAGCGCATAATCCCAGCTCTGGGGCGCGCCGATGCGGATGGCCGTGGCGAGGGTCTCCGGGTGGCTGACCGGTCCGCCGCGCAGAAACGGCGCCGAGCCACTCGCCTGATAGCCCAGCATGACAGGGCGCTTGCCCCCGGCCCCCTGATGGAACTGGCAGTCGCCGCCACAGAATCCGCAGGCCTGGGTGCCTGCCTGCCCGGGGCTCAGCACCATCTCGCTGTAACCCATCCAGTAGGCAGTGATGTTGCCGGCGTTGCCCACCGGCAGACAGTGATAATCCGGGGCCGCACCCAATGCCTCGCAGATCTCGAACGCGGCGGTCTTCTGCCCCTGCAGACGGTAGGGGTTGACCGAATTGACCAGGCTCACCGGTGCCTGTTCAGCCATTTCCTTGACGATGCGCATGCCATCGTCGAAATTGCCGCGGATCTGCAGCACCTCGGCACCGTGCATGATGGCCTGGGCGAGCTTGCCCATGGCGATCTTGCCATCGGGAATGAGCACGAACGCCTTGATCCCGGCACGCGCGGCATAGGCCGCCGCCGACGCCGAGGTATTGCCGGTGGAGGCACAGATGATCGCTTCACTGCCCTCCGCCACGGCCTGGGTGACCGCCACGGTCATGCCGCGGTCCTTGAACGAGGCCGTGGGGTTGAGCCCCTCATACTTGACGTAGAGCTCGATATCGCGGTCGCGCGCGACCGGCAGGTTTTCGAGCCGGATCAGCGGCGTATTCCCCTCGCCCAGGCTGATCGGCCGGGCGCCCGGTGTCAGCGGCAGGCGATCCCCGTAGGCACCGATCAATCCGGTATAGCGATTGCCTTGCATCACAGTAGCGCCTCCACGCGAATGCGGGTCACCTTGCCGTGAATGGCCTCCATCGCCTCAATACGGCTGCAGGCTTCATCCATGCGGAACTCCTGCACCCGATGCGTCAACAGGATGACCGGCA containing:
- the thrC gene encoding threonine synthase — translated: MQGNRYTGLIGAYGDRLPLTPGARPISLGEGNTPLIRLENLPVARDRDIELYVKYEGLNPTASFKDRGMTVAVTQAVAEGSEAIICASTGNTSASAAAYAARAGIKAFVLIPDGKIAMGKLAQAIMHGAEVLQIRGNFDDGMRIVKEMAEQAPVSLVNSVNPYRLQGQKTAAFEICEALGAAPDYHCLPVGNAGNITAYWMGYSEMVLSPGQAGTQACGFCGGDCQFHQGAGGKRPVMLGYQASGSAPFLRGGPVSHPETLATAIRIGAPQSWDYALTASRESGGWFDEFSDEAILDAQWQLASHEGIFCEPASVVSVAGALRDIDNGQIPAGSRVVCTLTGHGLKDPDVAQRHAESAVSTVDASGAAVREAILGKMG